One window of Trinickia caryophylli genomic DNA carries:
- a CDS encoding SulP family inorganic anion transporter produces the protein MTIDTGHAAARHLQDPAHYAPPGPPPPRAMRLAKDVLAGLSIAGLLLPEAVAYAGIANLPPQAGVVALLAGLVVYALAGSSRFAIVSATSSSAAVLAATVSAVSGPALAVAAALVAATGALFLLAGAARLGGVSDFIAKPVLRGFAFGLALTIIVKQLPGVLGVTAQFSDAPRMAYDLLRQAPHWNLASVALGVGALAILSMLGRSARIPATLVVILLGIGAGHWVDWRHWGIGVVGSIDLRDVRFGLPAFRRPEWLQTTELAFALMLILYAESYGSIRTFALKHGDRISANRDLIALGSANLVSGLLQGMPVGAGYSATSANETAGAQTRLAGLCAALVVALVVTFLLGELARIPEPVLAAIVIHAVSHSINPGIFRPYWQWRRDRLLAVAALAGVLLFGVMHGLLAAIAVSLFLTLRDLSVPSVSVLGRLRESHDFVDVSAHADAKPVDGILIVRPEVPLFFANAERVLSEVRLLAASREDKPQTVMLSLEETPDVDGSAIEAILVFAAELRSRGQRLVLARLKPRALAALTRAAEDILPPQALRELSVDECVQSVLAERAMSG, from the coding sequence ATGACGATCGACACCGGACACGCCGCCGCGCGGCACCTTCAGGACCCTGCGCATTACGCGCCGCCCGGGCCACCGCCGCCGCGCGCCATGCGCTTGGCGAAAGACGTGCTCGCCGGGCTTTCGATCGCGGGGCTGCTGCTGCCCGAGGCGGTCGCCTATGCCGGTATCGCCAACCTTCCGCCGCAGGCGGGAGTCGTCGCCTTGCTGGCGGGCCTCGTCGTCTATGCGCTCGCCGGAAGCAGCCGCTTCGCAATCGTCTCGGCAACATCGTCGTCTGCCGCGGTGTTGGCGGCCACCGTGAGCGCCGTCTCCGGCCCCGCGCTCGCCGTCGCCGCGGCGCTGGTGGCCGCAACAGGTGCGCTCTTTCTGCTGGCAGGCGCTGCCCGGCTCGGGGGTGTTTCCGATTTCATCGCCAAACCGGTGCTGCGCGGCTTCGCGTTCGGGCTGGCGTTGACGATCATCGTCAAGCAACTGCCGGGCGTGCTCGGCGTGACGGCGCAGTTCTCGGACGCTCCGCGAATGGCCTACGACCTGTTGCGTCAGGCGCCGCATTGGAATCTCGCGAGCGTGGCGCTCGGAGTCGGCGCGCTCGCGATTCTATCCATGCTCGGCCGCAGTGCGCGAATTCCGGCGACGCTCGTCGTCATCCTGCTCGGCATCGGGGCCGGCCACTGGGTCGACTGGCGGCATTGGGGAATCGGCGTTGTCGGCAGCATCGATCTGCGTGACGTGCGCTTCGGCCTGCCGGCCTTCAGGCGCCCCGAATGGCTCCAGACGACGGAGCTGGCCTTCGCGCTGATGCTGATCCTCTATGCGGAATCGTACGGCTCGATTCGTACGTTCGCCCTCAAGCATGGCGATCGGATCTCGGCCAATCGCGACCTCATCGCGCTGGGGAGCGCCAATCTCGTCTCGGGCCTGCTGCAAGGCATGCCGGTGGGGGCGGGCTACTCCGCGACGTCGGCCAACGAGACGGCGGGTGCGCAAACGCGCCTGGCGGGCCTGTGCGCCGCGCTTGTCGTAGCGCTCGTCGTGACTTTCCTGCTCGGCGAACTCGCGCGCATTCCCGAGCCGGTGCTCGCGGCTATCGTCATTCATGCCGTTAGCCATTCGATAAATCCAGGCATATTCCGCCCGTACTGGCAATGGCGACGCGACCGTCTGCTCGCCGTGGCGGCGCTCGCGGGCGTGCTGCTTTTCGGCGTCATGCATGGGCTCTTGGCCGCGATCGCGGTGAGCCTTTTCCTCACGCTGCGCGACCTCTCGGTGCCGAGCGTCAGCGTGCTCGGGCGCTTGCGCGAGAGCCACGATTTCGTCGACGTGTCGGCTCACGCGGACGCGAAGCCTGTCGACGGGATCCTGATCGTACGCCCTGAAGTGCCGCTCTTTTTCGCGAACGCGGAACGCGTTCTGAGCGAAGTGCGCTTGCTTGCGGCTTCGCGAGAGGACAAGCCACAGACCGTTATGCTGAGCCTCGAGGAAACGCCCGACGTCGACGGTTCGGCCATCGAAGCGATCCTCGTGTTTGCCGCGGAATTGCGTTCTCGCGGGCAGAGGCTCGTACTGGCGCGCCTCAAGCCGCGCGCGCTGGCGGCCTTGACGCGCGCCGCCGAGGACATCCTGCCACCGCAGGCGCTGCGCGAACTGAGCGTCGACGAATGCGTGCAGTCGGTCCTGGCGGAACGTGCGATGAGTGGATGA
- a CDS encoding VTT domain-containing protein, translated as MHLDTLLHFAGLVLHIDAFLGDFVSQYGAWVYAVLFLIVFCETGLVILPFLPGDSLLFIGGAFCASGKMDLASLIGLLLLASIAGNSLNFAIGKAIGPAVFKTRIRFVERFLDRKALQRTHDFYERHGGKTIVLARFIPVVRTFAPFVAGVSEMSAGRFQFFNVAGALLWVLLLVLAGYFFGNIPFVRQYLNVIVLVGIGAAIVPVALAALWKLWRRKSAPPVAHKQSGR; from the coding sequence ATGCATTTGGATACGCTGCTTCATTTTGCCGGGCTCGTTCTGCACATCGATGCATTTCTGGGCGATTTCGTCAGCCAGTACGGCGCCTGGGTCTATGCGGTGTTGTTTCTGATCGTCTTTTGCGAAACCGGCCTCGTCATTCTGCCGTTTCTGCCCGGCGATTCGCTGCTCTTCATCGGCGGCGCGTTCTGTGCGAGCGGCAAAATGGATCTCGCCTCGCTGATCGGCCTGCTGCTGCTGGCATCGATTGCCGGCAACAGCCTGAACTTCGCCATCGGCAAGGCGATCGGCCCCGCGGTCTTCAAAACGCGTATCCGGTTCGTCGAGCGGTTCCTGGATCGCAAGGCATTGCAACGTACGCACGACTTCTACGAGCGCCATGGCGGCAAGACGATCGTGCTCGCGCGCTTCATCCCGGTCGTGCGCACGTTCGCACCGTTCGTCGCCGGCGTATCCGAGATGAGCGCCGGCCGATTTCAATTCTTCAACGTGGCTGGCGCGCTGCTCTGGGTGCTGCTGCTCGTATTGGCGGGCTACTTCTTCGGCAACATCCCGTTCGTGCGCCAGTATCTGAACGTGATCGTGCTTGTCGGCATCGGGGCCGCCATCGTCCCCGTCGCGTTGGCGGCGCTCTGGAAGCTGTGGCGCCGCAAGAGCGCGCCGCCTGTCGCGCATAAGCAAAGCGGCCGCTGA
- the mutL gene encoding DNA mismatch repair endonuclease MutL, with translation MSEIPESSSGAALERGTPEMRRPRAIQPLPDQLISQIAAGEVVERPASVVKELLENALDAGATTLRILLDGGGVKRISIADDGCGIPAAELSLALMRHATSKIRSLAELEAVATLGFRGEALASIASVAETFITSRTADAAHATRIEAHTGALAPAAGGVGTTIEVRELYFNTPARRKFLKSEQTELGHCLEMVRRAALARPDVAISVLHNGRALEHWNATEPAQRVAGILGDAFAQAHLPLQEEAGPLALYGCAGLPTASRGRADQQYFFVNGRFVRDKLLTHAVRAAYEDVLHGDRYPSYVLFLDLPPEAVDVNVHPSKIEVRFRDSRAVHQFVFHALQRALARHAGASPETTAGGHAVRLEGQPLPAQGQQGWPSPVPASAPGTAPSAATIRPGTTWMRDSRMAQGRLPIAEPLALYDALFGRKEAAAGTGTSAMAPIAPAGGLTDGAQAGQALPWLEARDSAMTFAPAHGGDDDHPLGFALGQIHGIYVLAQNARGLVIVDMHAAHERILYEQFKRALAERSIAVQPLLLPISMPADPVEIGTVDEERETLEALGFDLAALSPTTLAIRAVPALLKDADLPALARAVLADLHAYGGSRVLTEQQHELLGTLACHHAVRANRRLTLDEMNALLRQMEATERADQCNHGRPTWYQLTLGDLDRLFMRGQ, from the coding sequence ATGTCCGAAATTCCCGAATCCTCGTCCGGCGCGGCTCTCGAGCGGGGCACACCCGAAATGCGGCGGCCCCGCGCCATCCAGCCGCTGCCCGACCAGTTGATCAGCCAGATCGCCGCAGGCGAAGTCGTCGAGCGGCCAGCCTCCGTCGTGAAGGAGCTGCTCGAAAACGCACTCGACGCCGGCGCAACGACGCTGCGCATCCTGCTCGACGGCGGCGGCGTGAAGCGGATCTCGATCGCCGACGACGGCTGCGGGATTCCGGCGGCGGAGCTGTCGCTCGCCCTGATGCGTCACGCTACGAGCAAGATTCGCTCGCTCGCCGAGCTGGAGGCCGTCGCGACGCTCGGGTTTCGTGGCGAGGCGCTTGCTTCGATTGCGTCGGTGGCCGAAACGTTCATTACGAGCCGCACGGCCGACGCCGCGCATGCCACGCGCATCGAAGCGCACACGGGCGCGCTTGCGCCCGCGGCGGGCGGTGTGGGTACGACGATCGAGGTCCGCGAGCTCTACTTCAACACGCCCGCGCGCCGGAAGTTCCTGAAGAGCGAGCAGACGGAACTCGGGCACTGCCTGGAAATGGTGCGCCGCGCGGCGCTTGCACGGCCCGACGTGGCAATTTCCGTGCTTCACAACGGTCGCGCGCTCGAGCACTGGAACGCGACGGAGCCGGCCCAGCGCGTGGCAGGCATTCTCGGCGACGCCTTTGCGCAGGCGCATCTTCCGTTGCAGGAGGAGGCCGGCCCGCTCGCGCTCTACGGCTGCGCCGGATTGCCGACGGCAAGCCGTGGCCGGGCGGACCAGCAATACTTCTTCGTGAACGGACGTTTCGTCCGCGACAAGCTGCTCACGCATGCCGTGCGCGCGGCCTACGAAGACGTTCTGCACGGGGACCGCTACCCGTCCTACGTGCTCTTTCTCGACCTGCCGCCCGAAGCCGTCGACGTCAACGTCCACCCGTCCAAGATCGAGGTGCGCTTTCGTGACTCGCGCGCGGTGCACCAGTTCGTCTTCCATGCACTCCAGCGCGCGCTGGCCCGGCATGCCGGCGCCTCGCCGGAAACGACGGCGGGCGGGCACGCCGTGCGACTGGAGGGACAGCCGCTGCCGGCGCAGGGGCAGCAGGGGTGGCCATCGCCGGTGCCCGCTTCGGCGCCGGGCACTGCCCCTTCCGCGGCCACCATCCGCCCCGGCACGACCTGGATGCGCGACTCGCGCATGGCCCAGGGCCGATTACCCATCGCCGAGCCTCTCGCGCTTTACGATGCGCTGTTCGGGCGCAAGGAGGCGGCGGCCGGCACGGGTACCAGCGCCATGGCGCCGATCGCCCCGGCCGGCGGCTTGACCGACGGTGCACAGGCCGGGCAGGCCCTGCCGTGGCTCGAAGCGCGCGACAGCGCAATGACTTTCGCCCCGGCGCACGGCGGCGACGACGATCACCCGCTCGGGTTCGCGCTCGGGCAGATCCATGGCATCTACGTACTCGCGCAAAACGCGCGCGGGCTCGTCATCGTCGACATGCACGCGGCCCACGAGCGCATTCTTTACGAACAGTTCAAGCGCGCGCTGGCAGAGCGCTCGATCGCCGTGCAGCCCCTGCTGCTGCCGATCTCGATGCCGGCCGATCCGGTCGAAATCGGCACGGTCGACGAGGAGCGCGAGACGCTCGAAGCGCTCGGCTTCGACCTGGCCGCGCTTTCGCCGACGACGCTCGCGATCCGCGCCGTGCCCGCGCTGCTCAAGGACGCCGACCTGCCCGCGCTTGCGCGCGCCGTGCTCGCCGACCTGCATGCGTACGGCGGCTCGCGCGTACTGACGGAGCAGCAGCACGAGTTGCTCGGCACACTTGCCTGCCATCATGCGGTGCGTGCCAACCGGCGCCTCACACTCGACGAAATGAACGCGCTGCTGCGCCAGATGGAGGCGACGGAGCGCGCGGACCAATGCAATCACGGGCGCCCGACGTGGTACCAGTTGACGCTCGGGGACCTGGACCGGCTCTTCATGCGCGGGCAGTAG
- the miaA gene encoding tRNA (adenosine(37)-N6)-dimethylallyltransferase MiaA, with protein sequence MGATVIACLLGPTASGKTAAALEAAGRLPLEIVSVDSALVYRGMDIGTAKPTPAERAAVPHHLIDIIEPTDAYSAAQFRADALRLAGEILARGRTPLFVGGTMLYYKALEQGLDDLPPADAQLRANLEADAAREGWPALHARLATVDAATAARLAPNDAQRIQRALEIFLLTGRPMSALIAEASAARQTAPYRFAPIALEPSDRSVLHERIARRFDAMLAAGFVDEVSALRARGDLHAALPSMRCVGYRQAWEYLDGTIDRATMRDKGVFATRQLCKRQLTWLRSMPHRVVVDCCAASATRDAVQSIERAIGEN encoded by the coding sequence ATGGGCGCAACGGTGATTGCCTGCCTGCTCGGTCCCACGGCGTCGGGCAAGACGGCGGCCGCACTCGAGGCGGCCGGGCGGCTGCCGCTCGAAATCGTCAGCGTGGATTCGGCGCTCGTCTACCGCGGCATGGACATCGGCACGGCAAAGCCGACGCCCGCCGAACGCGCGGCGGTGCCCCACCACCTCATTGACATCATCGAACCGACGGACGCCTACTCCGCCGCGCAGTTCCGCGCGGACGCCCTGCGGCTCGCCGGCGAGATTCTCGCGCGGGGGCGCACGCCGCTTTTCGTGGGCGGCACGATGCTCTATTACAAGGCTCTGGAACAGGGGCTGGACGATCTGCCGCCAGCCGATGCGCAACTCCGGGCCAACCTCGAGGCCGACGCCGCACGCGAGGGTTGGCCTGCGCTGCATGCGCGGCTCGCGACCGTGGACGCCGCAACGGCCGCTCGCCTCGCGCCAAACGATGCCCAGCGCATCCAGCGTGCGCTCGAGATCTTTCTGCTGACGGGGCGCCCGATGTCGGCGCTGATCGCCGAGGCGAGCGCCGCAAGGCAAACCGCCCCCTACCGTTTCGCGCCGATCGCGCTCGAGCCGTCCGATCGCTCAGTTCTGCACGAACGCATCGCGCGGCGCTTCGACGCCATGCTCGCAGCCGGCTTTGTCGACGAAGTGAGCGCGCTGCGTGCACGCGGAGATCTTCATGCCGCGCTGCCGTCGATGCGTTGCGTCGGCTACCGGCAGGCGTGGGAATACCTCGACGGCACGATCGATCGGGCCACGATGCGCGATAAAGGCGTATTCGCGACGCGCCAGCTCTGCAAACGGCAGCTCACCTGGCTGCGCTCGATGCCGCACCGCGTCGTCGTGGACTGCTGCGCCGCTTCGGCAACGCGCGATGCGGTACAGTCAATCGAGCGCGCGATCGGGGAGAATTGA
- the purM gene encoding phosphoribosylformylglycinamidine cyclo-ligase, giving the protein MNQPKSAQDGQDPAQGLSYRDAGVDIDAGDALVDAIKPFAKKTLRDGVLGGIGGFGALFEVPKKYREPVLVSGTDGVGTKLKLAFHLNKHDTVGQDLVAMSVNDILVQGAEPLFFLDYFACGKLDVATAATVVKGIAQGCELAGCALIGGETAEMPGMYPDGEYDLAGFAVGAVEKSKIIDGSTIVPGDVVLGLASSGIHSNGFSLVRKIIERANPDLSADFHGRSLADALMAPTRIYVKPLLALMQSIAVKGMAHITGGGLVENIPRVLADGLTAELDGKAWPMPPLFSWLQQHGGVADAEMHRVFNCGIGMAVIVAAADADEAVRQLSDAGEQVWKIGAVRERREGEAQTIVV; this is encoded by the coding sequence CAAGATCCGGCACAAGGCCTGTCGTATCGCGACGCGGGCGTCGACATCGACGCCGGCGACGCGCTCGTCGATGCGATCAAGCCCTTTGCGAAGAAGACGCTGCGCGACGGCGTGCTCGGCGGTATCGGCGGGTTCGGCGCGCTCTTCGAGGTGCCGAAGAAGTACCGCGAGCCGGTGCTCGTTTCGGGCACGGACGGCGTCGGCACCAAGCTCAAGCTCGCCTTTCATCTGAACAAGCACGACACGGTCGGCCAGGATCTCGTGGCCATGAGCGTCAACGACATCCTCGTGCAGGGCGCGGAACCGCTGTTCTTCCTCGACTACTTCGCCTGCGGCAAGCTCGACGTGGCCACGGCCGCCACCGTCGTCAAGGGAATCGCCCAGGGCTGCGAGCTTGCGGGCTGCGCGCTGATCGGCGGCGAAACGGCGGAAATGCCGGGCATGTACCCTGACGGCGAGTACGATCTCGCGGGCTTCGCCGTTGGCGCGGTGGAAAAGAGCAAGATCATCGACGGCAGCACCATCGTCCCGGGCGACGTGGTGCTCGGCCTCGCGTCGAGCGGCATCCATTCGAACGGGTTTTCGCTCGTGCGCAAGATCATCGAGCGCGCCAACCCCGATCTTTCGGCGGACTTCCACGGCCGCTCGCTGGCCGACGCGCTGATGGCGCCCACGCGCATCTACGTGAAACCCCTGCTGGCACTGATGCAAAGCATCGCCGTGAAGGGCATGGCGCACATCACGGGCGGCGGTCTGGTGGAGAACATCCCGCGCGTGCTGGCCGATGGCCTGACGGCCGAGCTCGACGGCAAGGCCTGGCCGATGCCGCCGCTGTTCTCGTGGCTGCAGCAGCACGGCGGCGTGGCGGATGCCGAGATGCACCGCGTCTTCAACTGCGGGATCGGCATGGCCGTGATCGTGGCGGCAGCCGATGCCGATGAAGCCGTGCGCCAACTGAGCGATGCGGGCGAACAGGTCTGGAAGATCGGCGCCGTGCGCGAGCGCCGCGAAGGCGAGGCGCAGACGATCGTCGTCTGA